A window of Globicephala melas chromosome 2, mGloMel1.2, whole genome shotgun sequence genomic DNA:
ACTgaaggactggggttgggggtggaacCCTCCCATCTGCCCTGTCTCTCATGCCATTTTTGTGAGTTCTTTGCCTCCACAGACACACCTGGGTCTTTTTAACCCTCTCTCATGGCGTTTCTCTCCTGTTCCAGATCTCTCAGTGGCTCCCATGTAAGTGAGCGATGAATGTTAACTGTTCGGTCCCAGATCTGAGCATCCTCAGGGGCCAGAGCTGTGTTTTCACGATAAACAGTCTGCCTTCCACACATATGGCCTCTTGTGTAAAGAATGTCTAGTTGATTTtgtacttaataaaataaaacttcactTCAGAGCATTGCTGCCCACAAACCAGGAATGGTGGTTTCCTCTGGACCGGGAATTGGAGGCCTCAGACGGAGAATAGGAAAGAGATTTGTTATACCCTCTGTACTTGTTCAACTTTTAATCACGTGCgtgtattatattttcaaatgtataacaATATAACAAAAGGGTGGCTGATTGTCTAGGAGTTTTTGGTCATTCTGAGTTTTCTCAATTATTAGCTACAAAGTGGAAATCAGAATCATGTGGGAAGTGGAGGAATTTTTTGACATTCAGAGGTTGGCAACAGAATGCCCAGAGCCCTCTGAGATCCCACCCCTCCTGCCTGTCCAGCTTTTAGGCTGCAGCTCCCGCTGCTTGGGTACACAACCAATTCTCACCATTTGTTAGCTCTGGTCCAGTGGATCAGGACCATCACTGGGCTCTAATGCCAGGTTCTTGGCTTGGATGTGGAACCCCAGGAAGGCATCCATCGGCCAGGGTCCAGAAGGGGCAGACCCTGCTGACAGCTGCAGGCCTAGGCCAGGCTCTCACAGGGTCCCATGGCATGTGCCCATGGAGTGGGCTCCTCCCCTTTTCCCCAATGGTGGGTTGGCATTGCCTGTCCTGGATGTGACCATGGGCATAAGCATCTGGGGCTGCTGGGACAGACTGCAGGGTAGAGGGTATAGAGGGTGTTAGAAAAGGCCAAGGGcagtagaagaaaaaagagacaaggggaggggggaggtggtGAGCAGAGATGCCCAGGAAGAAGGTACCAAGCCACTTGGCTTTCTTTGCTACAAACCAGCTCAGCCATCAATCTCACAGAACTGGAAGCCATGGGGGATGCAAAACAGTAGACCGCCGGCACTGAAAGAGACCCTAGATAccacttcttcttctttttaattttttttttttaccacttctTTTGAAGACATGATACCAGACACCAGGTACTTCACAGTCTAGCTGGAGAGCAGACATCCATGCATGAAATGGCTATTTTGACAATGTGCAAACTCAAACCTGAGGGGTCAGGCAGGCAATATAGTAGATTCTCTGAGATTTCCCATGTGGACAATCATGTCCATaaatagagttttatttcttcctttccaatctgtaagccttttatttctctttccttactGCACAAGCTAGATGCACCACCCCGCCCCCCGGCAACGTTGAAGAGGCATGGGGTAGGAGCAGACATCCTCACCTTGTTTTCAGTATTGGGGGAaatctttcagtctttcactatttAGTATGCTGTTAGCTGTAGCTTCTTTGTAGATGCTTTTCATCAGACTGAGAAAGCTCTCCTTTAGTCTGAGTTTGCTGAGAATTCTTGTCATGAAGgggtgctgatttttttttcttggcttctctgtggtttgtgggatcttagttccctgaccagggattgaacacagcagtgagagagcccagtcctaaccactggaccacgagggaattcccctgaattttgttaaatgctttttttctgtgtcatttgcactcacatttcattggtaAGGCCCGTTATACCTGCCCCAAGGTGGCAGAATACCAGCTAGGGGCAAGTGGTGGCAGCTGTGGCAACAGGCCGAGCCCTTAATCCTGCCAGGCTGAAGGTGGCCTGGAGGGCAGCAggcttcctctccctccactcAGACGGTCCAGCAACCTGCCCAGATTCAGCCAACTTGTTGGATTTACCTAGGGTAGCCTTGTCCCTCCCACtcaccaccaccagggaagggtGCACCCAGGACCAACCTGCCTCAGAGGAGGAACGGATTACTCTGGACTCTGGCAGGAATCAGGGCCCCACTCCTGGTCACTATACGAGTCCACAGACCTGGCTGCACTATGCCCTGAGGCTCCCATCATTCAAACTGGAAACGAAGATTCAAGAAAACTTAAGAATTTGCATAAGGTCCCCAACAGGTGAAGGCAGACCCAAACCTAAGTACTGAACCTCCAGTTCCCGGACCTCGCTTCCTTTAACCTACTGAGCTGGCCCAACACCCTGGACAGCGCCGGCACTGGCGCAGGCAGGAGGCCCAAGTGTCTGGGTCAGGTGCCCATGCGAGCACCCAGGAGGGGCCAACCTGGCGCAGCCAACGGGCAGGCACCTTCGCCCCCCACCCCGTTGGTTCAAAGGGTCAAGCCCCGCCCCCACCAGGCCCCGAGCCCGCTTTGAAGTGCTGATGCGGCCTGGAAGGGGCCACTTCACACCTCGGGCTCAGGATAAAGCGGTCGCTGGCCGCCGGCCCCCAGACGCGCCGGCGCTGCCATGGCCCAGTCCCTGTGCCCGCCGCTCTCTGAGTCCTGGATCCTCTCCGCGGGCTGGGGCCCAGCTCGGCCGCCGCCGGCCTCCAACAGGGACTGTGGCTGCTCGCCCGCCTCGTCCCCAGACTCCTGGGGCAGCGCCCCGGCCAGCAGCCCCGTGTCCAGCCCCGGGAGGCCCGTCACCAGCGCCGCCCTCCGCGCTCCGACTGCGGGGAGGCGCGGCGCCCGCAGCAGCCGCCTAGGCAGCGGGCAGCGGCAGAGCGCCAGCGAGCGCGAGAAGCTGCGCATGCGCACGCTCGCCCGCGCCCTGCACGAGCTGCGCCGCTTTCTGCCGCCGTCCGTGGCGCCCGCCGGCCAGAGCCTGACGAAAATCGAGACGCTGCGCCTGGCCATCCGCTACATCGGCCACCTGTCGGCCGTGCTGGGCCTCAGCGAGGAGAGCCTGCAGCGCCGGCGCCGGCGGCACAGCGACGCGGCGCTCCCTCGAGGCTGCCCGCTGTGCCCCGACGGCGGCCCCGCGCAGACGCAGACGCAGATGCAGAGTCAGGCACAGGCGTGCGGCCCAGACCTGGGCTCAGCCGCCAGCGCCGTGGTGTCCTGGGGGTCCCCGCCCGCCTACCCCGGAGCCCTAGCGGCGCCCGAGCCGCATGATCCGCCGGTGCTTTACAACGAGACGGCGTGCCCGGAAGGGCCGGCGATGGAGCCAGGCCCCTCATCTCCGGTTAGTACTTCCTTCCCGCGCGGAGCTCCCTCCGGGCGCGGCGCAGTAGTGGATGGCGCTACCTACTGTCTCGCGCCCCGCGGCGCGCACTGCGGGGACCAGCCCCCGTGCGGCTTCCCCACTGACGGCCCGGCCTCGCCTGCTCGCCCTCCGGAGCAACAGAGTTGGTGTGCCTGGGGCGCTCGAGCGGCGAGGGGAGGGAGAGTACACGCAGGGGGCGGGGTCCCGCTCCCCGCCAGAGGCGCCCTGAAAGTGGAGCTCGCGAGGCGGACGCCCACGCTCGGTGTCCAACGCTGAGGGTCTCGCTGTTCCCTCTCTCCTCAAGCTCTTTCCCGGCGACGTACTGGCCCTGCTGGAGACCTGGATGCCCCTCTCGCCCCTGGAGTGGCCGCCGGCCTGAGTCGTTGAAGTGACGGCGGACATCTGGCGCCCCGTTCTGTGAGCACCGACGCTTTTTTGGCCTCTGCGCCTTCGAAGAGGTCCCACTCTAGACTCCCTTTCCTGGAAGAGGGCACTGGCGATACTGGCATGGGCATTGCTGAAAGGGAGAGCCTGTCCCCACCCAGGACGGACTTCCCCAACCCCTCCCGTGATGGAGGGACCCAGAGGGTAGACACtttgaggcaggcaggaggctcTGCCTAGTAcgtgtttatttatttgtgaatAAATTTTGTGCTGGTGTCACTTGGcaagttcttctttctctacagGGGCACAAAGCTCCCTTCTTCTCCTCCAAAGGACGTAGGAGAGTTGGGAGGGTTTCTTGCAGTCTTCAGCCCCCAAAGCCCACAGGCTCAgaccccttcctccttttccccagCCCTGGCTTAGCACCTCCTGTTCCAGATGGGTTAGCctgaggggggaggagattcTACGGAGAAAGTGGCAGCAAGCGGAGTCTGTCCATCTTTTCTTTGAATCTGGTGGGGAGCTGAATAAAACCAAGTATCTCTGTAGAAAATTCATTTCCATTAGTGCGTACTTACTGTGCACCAGGTCCTTTACACATTTCATACCTAAGTAATCATTTTGCAGAAGGATAAGCCAAGGGTCAGTACTCAAGCCTAGGTATGACTTCAGAATCTGGGCTCTCAGCTCTGGTAGGGTTTTGCCAGCTCCATTCATTCTGGGGTCTGAGGGGACACCAGCTCCAAGGGCTCATTGCATGTGTCCCAAGTCCTTATTCCCCTTGTGCTGGAGCGTTAGGCCTGGACCCTGGCATTTTCCCATCTCCCTTCACTCTGGTTTCTCTCCTATGTGGTTTAGAGACATGAAATAATATCAGTGGTCAGCCCCCAGTTTAAGTAACTGTGACCTCCCAGAGGCCTGGCTAGGGTGAGATGAGAGGTCCATTGGTTGCATCCAAATCCACAGAGCTGACCTGGAACCAGGCTTGGATTCAGGTTAGGGAAGTGCtgtgtggggaagggggagcCTTGAGCCCTGAAGGAGCCTGGCCTCAGTCAGGGGGTCTGGTGAGCAGTCAAGCCTGGGGGGTGGTGAGGTGGGTTAAGGGGGTGTAGCCTCTCTGTCCGAGGGTTCCTCAGCTATCTATGGATACTCAGTTCTTCCCCTCTGCCCTGCTCAAGCATCTTTGAAATACTGGCCTTGGCGTTTTTTAtaagagctttattgagatataatttatgtacCATGAAATTCACTCTTAAAGTACataattcagtggttttggtatattcatacagttctgtaaccatcaccactgtctaattttgggtcattttcatcaccccccaaaagaGACCCTGTAACCATTAACAGTGACTCCCCATGATTCcgttcccccactccccaccccagccagctCAGCTGCTTTCTATCCCTATaggtttgcctgttctggacatttagtatgaatggaatcatataacatgaGGCCTTTTGcatcttgcttctttcacttagcatcatattTTCTCATGTACCggtactttgtttctttttattgctcaatgctattccattgtatggatataccacagtttatttatccattgatATTGATAGGTTTGTTTTGAAACCACTTTGGAGATCATTTCCAGTGCTCTGGCCCAGGCCAGGAGGGGCAGTGATtcagagtggggtggggggcttaCTGTGTATAATTCAGAAGCCCAGGCGCACCCTGGCCAGCGTTTGGCTGCAGAGAGTGCGATCCAAAAGCAGAGGCCCTGCAGGGGGGCGGGACCTCACACCTTCGCTGATCCACCCCCTTTCCCGCACCTCCACCCCCAACGCGCTCTCCCCTCCCAGAGCCCTAAGGAGCAGAACGGGAAGTCTTTTCCAGGACCCAACCCAGTTTAGAAAAATCTATTTACATGGCAAAGGCCCCGTGGTTTAGGACGGGGAATTAAAGTTATTAGCAAGTCTTTTCACAGATAAGTGGGGCTCATcggccagccccctcccctgcgGAGAGCCTCTCCTCGCTCTCCGAGCCCAGGAGTGGCCCACTGTTTATTAGCACCTGGGTGTGAATTTTCATTAGCACGTCCCTGTTAATAAGAGAGGTCTGGAGATGGGAAGGGGGCGCCTCCCACCACTCCCacgcccccacccccttcctgggCTGGCCGCACTCACACCCAGCGGGAGGAGGACCAAGCAGCGTCCAGGTAGGTGAGCCCTAGGCGAGTGCTCGCTCTCAGTTCTCTGCTAACCTGTGAGCTAACCCCAGTTAGCAGGGCCATCTTGAGGATGGGCAGTTAGGGAAGGAAGAGGCTAACTAACGCGCCCGTGCGGATATTCAGGGGCAGCGCTGGGACTGGGACGCGGGTGTGACTCTAGGGCCTGCCTGTGTGCTTCCCCGATGGTGCACTGCCTTTGCGACAGCTGAGCAAGGACAGAGGGTGCTGGGTGGCGCCTCACCTCACCTGGGGCTGGTCCAGAGCGGTCTGGGCACCGTCCTGCTagaagtgggaggagggggaggatggCATCAGAGACCTGGCCTGCGGATCCGCCGGCACGCTGGTCGCCGCCAGCCAACAGTGCTGCCCTGCTTTCCACCTTCGAAGCCCAAGGGGTCAGACATATATGGAGCAGCAATTTCAAGTCATTTTAGCCTCAGAGCCACAGGTGAGGCGGGCAGGTGGTGCttatacctattttacagatcaggacGCTGGAGCACAGAAAAAGGTCAAGGAAGTTTTCACAAAGCTAGTGCGCGGCTATTGGGGTGGGGACAACGGTGGGTGGTAGTCGACAAATCCGGTCTTTGCCTTAGCCTGGCAGACGAGTGTGTGAGCATGTTGGGGGTGTGAAATAAAGCTCTTAAAGCACATGGGCCACCAGTGCCGTTGCCAGCAGGGACCTGCCACTGCCTGCTGACCACACGTGTTGCTCCCGCCGAGACAGCTGTACTGTGTAGATGCTGATGCTGGACGGGCCAGTGTTTTAAGGAGGGGCAGCTAAGCTGATTGGTCGACATGCAAAACATTTATTCAAGGACACGCCACTTGGGTCATCGTATGAACCCAGGGGCGGAGGGAAGGGCTGGTGGTCATGAGTTGTCTGTATCGGCAGGTGGCGGACTGTCCTGGTAGCAGAGCTGGAGAGCTGGGCTCAGCCGTAGGTGGGCAGGTGGTGCACCTGGAGGAGGGCCGTGCGTTGGCCATGCGTTGCTAAATAAACAGGTCCGTCTGAGGGGCACATGGACGCCCCAGGATTCTGAAACACCTCCTACCTGGAGAACCAGGCTggcacagggctggggagggaagcGAGCCCTAACTGCAAAGCCCCTGTTTATCCCAGGGCGAGGCCAGGGCCACTTTGTCCATTCCCCAGCTCTCCCCCAGGGGCAGACCCTGCATTTGCACAACGCTGAGGGTAAGTGCCTCCTCAACTTTGTACCCCAGGCACTCATTTGCCTCACCCTGGTCCCAACAGTCCCCTGAGAAGACCCAAGCTTCTTGGTGCTGCTCCTAAGGGGCCCTCTCTCCCAGTGGGCAAGGACCTCTTTGGGGGCCACTGGCACAGCCCCAGTGGTGCACCAGCGCTAGTGCCCTGGATCCCCAGCCTAGTGCCACCTGGGCCTCTTCTGCCCATCTTCTGGCACTTTGCCAGCCCtggtccttcttcctccctctgtggGCCCCAGCACCTAAGGCTCCCTGTGAATGCCCCAGCCCTCCTCGCTTCCCCCACGCACACTAGGAAATGAGGAGGTGGCCTGGCGTTGGCTGCATGTGACTTTGGAAAGGGTGGACAGGGCACCTCCGTTGTCTCGGCCTGTTCAGCATCCCTCCTGCCTTCGTCCCTTGcggcctgtcattttcttttctccagacAGCTCCCCCTTCCTTAGTTTGGGTGGCCATGACCTCCATGCCCCTGCAGGGATGGGCATGTGTGCAGGCTGGTGAGGTCGTCATGGTGAGTGGTTCAGGGATGTGACCACATGCAAGCGGGTGAGGAACAGGCTCAGGACTTTGCTGGAACCATCGAGAAAGGGACACTCACTGTGGGTGCTGTTGGTGGCCGTGGTGCCGCTCAAGCAGAGGGCCTACCTGGAAAGGGAGTCAAAACtgagaggcagggcttccctggtgggtggcgcagtggttgagagtctgcctgccgatgcaggggacacgggttcgtgccccggtccgggcagatcccacatgccgcggagaggctgggcccgtgagccatggccgctgagcctgcgcgtccggagcctgtgctccgcaacgggagaggccacaacagtgagaggcccgcgtaccgcaaaaaaaacccccccacacacaaaaaaactaagaGGTGGAGAAGGATTCCTGCTCTTATCCAACAGTGGGGTCCAGCCACATGGAAAGCATTACGCCTGGACTTTTACACTACATGAGCCAACAAATTCCCCTTGTTGCTAAAGTTAGTTTGAGGTGGGTTTCTGATACTTGCTGTTGAAAAAGTCCATCAGGATTTGATACAGGCTGTTCCAAGCTGTGTAACCTGAGTGTCAATTTCCCTCTcatgtaaaatgggggtaatgataTCTATATTTCACAAGGCTTATATGAAAAATACACAGACCACGGTAGATGCCCCGTAAATGTTAGTTCCCCGTCACATTTAGGTGGCCTGTAAGGCCAAGACTATCATCCTAAGTTTTCCTTCCTCATCTCAGAGAGAGCTGCCACCATGCCTACTGTGGAAAAGGATTGTTGTAGAAAGTTGTTTTTGCTGCTGTGTTTTCATTCCCATCCTGGGGAGGGCAAGGGGCAGTGTCTCAGGCGGGGAACTCTTCATCCAGGGGACATTCAGCTATAGTCGGTATCAGCACCATGAGGGTGGTGTCGTGCCAACAAAGAGTGTGTGTGACCCAGGGGAGAAGGTGGATGGGGACACAAAAGCAGCTGCGGTCACAAAACAATGTAAGCGTTTGGCCTTGGTGGGCCGTCTTGGAAGAGGGCCGGAGGCACTAACCACTTGCAGTTCTCAAAGATACCACACGGTGTCCTCGGAGAGGCAGATGTAGGCCTTGAGCTGCAGGGGACTCCTCCACCCAGTTTTCCTGGGAAGGACagtttctagaaaagaaaaaggcacttCTCCGCCCTCTTCCTGTGCCCCCAGGTCCCCCAGCCTCCTCTAGGGTTCCCAGACCAGAAGGCAAGAGGCAGTAGTGGCACAGTTCCTGCCTGCCTCCTCACCTGCCCCTACTTTGCGTCTCAtacctgtgtgacctcaggcagtcactcaacctctctgagcctcagcctctcCAAACTGATTCCATAAGGTTATGAGACagcaaagagagggaaaagaagtaGGTGGAGAGAAAAGGAGGCCACACAGTAGCTGGGGTGGACTGGGTGTCTTGCTCATTTGAACAAAGTGTCTCCTGGTCCTATGAGGCAAGTGGTCCTCACAAGGCCTGGGACTCTGGCTGACATCATCGCCTGGGCCCTGCTGGGGGTCTGGACTGGGTGGGAATGAAGGTTACACACCACAGCAGCTTTGGAGTCTGGAGACAATATCGCTGTTTATTTAGGTGACACATCTGCCCGCCTGAGGATTCCGACAAGTGGCTTAGTGGTTGAAGGCCCCCCAAACTGGGCTCTCCCCTTGCTGGCTCTGCAGAGGTCCCAGACTGCAAGGCTAGGCCCCTTAGGCCTACTGAGCTGCAGCCCTTTGTCACTGTGTCTCTTGACCTCACAGCATTCCAGGGCAAAGCCTGCCTGCTGCCAACCTTTTCAGAGAGCCCAGGGCAGCAGCCCTGTCACTTGTTGAGGTTCTCTCTTTGGAGAAGCGAGGAATACCTCTGAAGCCGGGTCCAGTACTCCTGTTCTTTCACCTTGTTCTTCACCAGCTCCCGAAACCTGTGGGCCACACAGTTGATGAGAGGAACCTGCTTTGCGCTACCGTTCCCCTCAACCCCGCCCTGGGCTCCTAGGTCCCCAGGGCAGACCCTGACCACCCTGGGCTGATATAAGAAGCTCTCCAAATGACACATCTGCTTCCTGTCTGTGTTCTCAGGACTCAGCCTGCTGCACAGAAGGCACTCGAAACAGCTTTACTGAAGGAACAATATAGGTCTAGCATCCTAAACTAGGAAATGTACAGTGATACGAGGCATGGTGAATTTACGAACTAAAAGTCTGTTTGCAGGACCAACGTTAAATACATCCGAATGCCAATAGTTACATTTAACAAACATTCCTTGAGCATCTACTAGCCATCAGCACTGGTGGACGTGTTGGAAAGATCAAAGTGACTAAAACAgccgcccctccccccagtttAGTAAGAGGGATGAGAGGAAAAGAACATTTGTAACAGGAGGCATTTGAGAGCTATAGAGGTAAAGTGCAGAGAGCAGCACTCCCTGCTTGGGGAGTGCTCTCAGAAGTTAAGATTTTTgagttgagttttttaaaaaaaaataataggttttttaaaaataacaaataaatgcaTAGTCAGTGTGGAAGAATCAGAGAAGCCCAGGGTCTCCCCTCATTCTGCACGTCGAGCTGGCCACAGCAAGCAGGCAGGAGGAGGCCTTCATTCTGGGGAGAGGATGCAGGCTGCTGCCAGCTTTCTGCCTCTGGTTCCTGAGTGAGCGacgttttaaaaaatgtttaaaagcttAGGGCAAACGGGAGAAGGGACCCTTTTGTGGGGAAAGACAGGGACTGCAGTTTTTTGCGGCTCTGCCTATGGGACAGTCACATGGAGATGTCTGGTACACAGTGcattaaagcatttttttcctttaacttaaAGAAGTAACCTatgctttgctttaaaaaaaaaaatcaaggatacAAGTGAGTATACAATTAAATCTCCTTCTCACCTCAGATCCTTATTTTCTGTTCCCAAAGCAACTGTAATTAACAACTCCTTATAAATCCTTGAATACTGTTCATACACACAAGTACAGACATGcatataatcttttttaaaatttaaatggaagtgTGCAACACACTGTTGTGCTGTCTGCCTTTTTCACTGAAAATGTATCCTAGCAGTTGCTTCCAGGAGGCACTCAGATCTGCCTCATTCTCTTTCCCTATTGATGACGCTTGGAGATTCCAgtatgcagtgtgtgtgtgtatatatgtgtgttgcGGGGGGAGCGGatgggcagggggcaggcagaGGCTATGCAGGTTAGAAACTCAGGCCTTGGCCCCTCACTGCTTGTGTGTAAACCCAGCTACTTCACTTATAAGGTGCTGACCCTGGACGGGCAATTTGACCTCTGTCTTCCTCGCTGAACTGTGGGGATGATAATAATCATAGTAAGAAACAAGATATGCCACAAAGtacttagcatagtacctggcacacagtaggtgctcagtaaaggttaattgtttttcattttttaaaattgaaggatagttgatttacaatgttgtgttaatgactgctgtacagcaaagtgaatcagttatacatatatatatatatatatatacattctttttttaaatattcttttccattatggtttatcacaggatattttttaaaatatttatttatttatttaggctgccccGGGTCTTAATTGCATAACGCTgacttcttagttgcaacatgcatgtgggatctagttcctgcaggaatcgaacctgggccctgtgcattggaagtgcggagtcttacccactggaccgccagggaagtccctatcataggatactgaatataggtctctgtgctatatagtagaaccttgctgtttatccattctatatataaaagcttacatctgctcaccccaacctcccactccatccctccctcaacccactcccccttggcaaccaccaatctgttctctatgtccgtgattctgtttctgtttcataggtaggttcatttgtgtcatattttagattccacatataagtgatatcatatggtatttgtctttctctttctgacttacttcacttagtatgataatctctagttgcatccacgttgctgcaaatggcattattttgttcttttttatgactgagtagtatttcattgtatataggtaccacatcttctttacccattcatctatcgatggacatttaggtggtttccatgtcttggctattgtgaatagtgctgctatgaacatgggggtgcatgtatcattttgaattatagttttgtccagatatatgcccaggagtgggactgctggatcata
This region includes:
- the MESP1 gene encoding mesoderm posterior protein 1; the protein is MAQSLCPPLSESWILSAGWGPARPPPASNRDCGCSPASSPDSWGSAPASSPVSSPGRPVTSAALRAPTAGRRGARSSRLGSGQRQSASEREKLRMRTLARALHELRRFLPPSVAPAGQSLTKIETLRLAIRYIGHLSAVLGLSEESLQRRRRRHSDAALPRGCPLCPDGGPAQTQTQMQSQAQACGPDLGSAASAVVSWGSPPAYPGALAAPEPHDPPVLYNETACPEGPAMEPGPSSPLFPGDVLALLETWMPLSPLEWPPA